In the genome of Curtobacterium sp. MCLR17_036, the window AGCAGGGCGATGAACCCGTCGGGGTTGCCGAGGAAGTCGATCGCGTCGCCGCCGGCCGCCCGGATCGCGTTGTTCACGAGGCCGGAACCGCCGAGGATCTGCTGGAACACCGCGACGACGATCACCCAGGACAGGAAGTGCGGCAGGTACAGGATCGACTGCACGACGCCCTTGACCCGCTCGGACAGCAGCGAGTTGAGCATGAGCGCCAGGACGATCGGTGCCGGGAACACGAAGACGACCTGCACGAGGGTGATGACGAGCGTGTTCCGCAGCGCCCCGAGGAACTCGGCGTCGCCGTCGAACACCACCGAGAAGTTCTCGAACCCGACCCAGGGGCTGCGGCCGAGCGGGACGAACGGCAGGTACTCCTGGAACGCGATGAGGTTGCCGAGCAGTGGCAGGTAGTGGAAGCCGAGCAGCAGCGCGAGGCCGGGCAGCCCCATCAACAGCAGGACCCGGTCGCGTCGGATCCGCTGCCACGTGGTGCGGCGGCGGAGCCCGGGGTCCGGGGGTGGTGCGGTCTGCGCGGTGGTGGTCGCGCGGTCGTCGAGTATCGTCACTCGGGGCCTCCTCCGTTGGATTCCTGGAGCGACCCTGGCGGACCCGGTTACAACGTGGCAATCCGTTGCCAACTGTTTCCATGGTTGTCACGCTCCAGTGAGCGCACACCTGCTCCGCAGGGCGGTCCGGGTGCGCGGCGACCGTCGCTGCGCGCTTCGTGAGCAGCAACGGTCGGGTCGTCCGAGGGGACTCGACCGTTGCTGCTCACGAACCGCGCGGAGCGCACCCGCTGCACCCGCGACCGGCAGCGGCGCTACGCTCGACCCGATGCGCGCAACCGTGCGGGACGTGGCCGCCCTCGCCGGGGTGTCGCCGAAGACCGTCTCCAACGTCATCAACGGCGGGGTCGCGGTGCGCCCGGAGACCCGGGAGCGCGTCGAGCAGGCACTCGCCCAACTCGACTACGTCCCGAACCTGTCCGCCCGCGGTCTGCGCAACGGCCGCTCGGGTGCCATCGCCCTGACCCTGCCGGAGATGGGCAGCGCCTACTCCGCCGAACTCGCCCAGCTGTTCGTCGAGCTCGCCCGGGACCGCGGGTGGGTCGTGCAGCTCGACCAGACCGGCAACGACCCGGCCCGTGAGCGCGACCTGGTGTCCCGGGCCCGCGCCCACCTGGTCGACGGGCTCGTGCTCAACCCGGTGTCGTTGAGCGGCAGCGTGCTCGCCTCGACCGAGGGGCTCCCTCCGACCGTCGTCATCGGCGAGGTCGAACCCGAACACGTCGACCAGGTGCACGTCGACAGCCGAGCGGCCGCCGCACAGGTCACCGAGCACCTGCTCGCCGCGGGCCACCGCCGCATCGCGATCGTCGGGGCGCCCCGGGCGTCCGCACCGACCGCCACCGGGGAACTGCGGGAGCAGGGCCACCTCGAGGCCCTGCGCGCCGCCGGCGTCGACCCCGACCCGTCGCTCCGCGTGCCGCTGCCGGCGTGGACGACCAGCGCGGCGGCGACGGCCTTCGCGTCCTGGCTCGACGCGCACCCGCTCCCCGACGCCGTCTTCGCGTTCACGGACTCGATCGCGTTCGGGGTGCTGCACGTGCTCGCGGCGCGGGGCGTCCGCGTACCCGAGGACGTCAGCGTCATCGGGTTCGACGACATCGACGGCGCGGCGTACGCGATCCCGGCGCTGAGCACGGTGTCGTTCGACCGGCGGGCGTTCGCGACCGCGGCCCTCGACCTGCTGACCCGACGCATCGAGGACCGGGGCCGGCCGCCCGAGACCGTGGTGGTGCCGCACCGCATCGTCGAGCGCGCGAGCGTCGCGGCCCGGTGAACGGCTCCGGCCGCTGATCGGCGTACGCTCCGCGGCATGACCAGCGAAGACGCCTCGATGCCGACGCTCGCCGCGACCGTCCTGCAGTCCCCGGAGCCGATCGCCCTCGCCCGGTTCTACGGCGCCCTGACCGGGTGGACCGTCCACGAGGACGGCCCCACCTGGGCCCGCATCCGCCCCGCCGAGGGCCCCGGTCTCTCCGTGCAGTACGAGTCCGGGTACGTCGCCCCGACCTGGCCCGGTACGCCCGGTGCCCCCGGTATGCAACTGCACCTCGACTTCCAGGTCGAGGACCTGCCGGCAGCCGTCGCGCGCGCCGAGGAGCTCGGTGCGACGCAGGCCGCGTTCCAGCCGCAGGACGACGTCCGGGTGCCGCTCGATCCCGACGGGCACCCGTTCTGCCTGTTCCTGCCCGGGGCCTGACCTGGGCCAGACCTGGGCACGCGACGCCCCGGGGCCGGCGTCGGCGACGGTCCGCGGACCCGCCGGCGCAGGGCCGGTCGTTCAGGCCGGGTCCCGGTCCGGTGCCGCGACGCCCGGGTCGGCAGCCGACAGCACCGCGGACCGCGTCCGCGCGTCGCCGAGGATCCGGAAGTGGCCGCCGACCGGCAGCCGCACGTTCGTCGCGCCCGCGAGCTCGCTGCCCTCCGGGATGAGCGTGTCGAAGACCCCGTAGACCGAGGTGATCCGCGCGTTCGCGTCGAGCTCCCGGGCCAGGGCGGCGAGCACGGGGTCCGTCGCCCGGAACGCCCGCAGGTGCCGCACCGGCGCGAGGCGGGCCCAGCCCGACCCGCCGAACGGTGTCGAGACCGCGACCATGCGGTCGATGCGGGCGTGGTCGTCGAGTCGCGTCATCGCGTACTTGCCGATGAGGCCGCCCTTGCTGTGCGCGAGGACGAGCACCTCCCGCAGGTCGTGCTCGCGCAGGTACCCCATGACCTCGTCCGACGACTCGGGCACGGGGCGCAGGTTGTGCCGCAGCACGGGCAGCACGTGCACCGGGTGCCCGCGGTCGTGCAGGGCGTCCATGAGCGGCCGCATGAAGTGCCAGGTCTCGTAGACGCCCGGGATCACGACGACGGGCTGGCCGTCACCGGTCCGGTAGTCGTCGGTCGTGGTCGGCCCGAGGCTCCGGACCTGCCAGACGACCGCGTACCACCAGTCGAGCACCGCCCACCGTGCGCGTCGCAGCAGCGGCACACGGTCGGCGGAGCGGAGCACCTCGGTCACCGCAGACCCTCGCGGGCCTGGGCGCGTCGGAACTCGCCGAGCAGCCGGGCGAAGGCGACGGGCTGTCGCTCCTGCACGTGGTGGGCGCCGGCGAGCTCGACGAACGCGCCGACGGGCGCTGCCGCGGCGATGCCGGCGGACCAGCCGTGCCGAGCGATCGGGTCGAGCGAGCCGCGGACGACCAGGACCGGCTGGCGGACCTCGGTGATGGTGTCCTCCATCCGGTAGCGCAGCATCGGCGCGAGCTCGGGCACGTACTGGCGCACGCTCCGCAGGTAGTCGGTGGTCAGCACGGCGTTCATCCGCGGCCCCTCGACGAGCGAGTCACGGGCCAGGTCGAGCGCCTGCAGCAGCAGCGACCGCCGGTCGGACGCCACCACGGGGCTGACGAGCACGATCGAACCGACGGCGTCGGGGTGCCGGCGGGCGGCCTCGACCGCGATCTGCGTCCCCAGGGACTGCCCGACGACCACGAGGTCGTCCGCGCCGCGCGACCGGACGGCGGCGACGACGAGGTCGGCGAGTTCCGCGGCCGACAGCGCCCGACCGGCGCCGGGCACCCCGCCGAAGCCGGGCAGGTCGACGCTCACGGTGCGGTGGGTCGCGGCGAGTGCGCGCTGCGACCGCCCGAAGGACCGGTGCGACATCCCGATGCCGTGCACGAGCACGACGGTGGGGGCCAGGTCGGCCCGGACCCGACCGGCGGGAGCCGCGGTGTGCAGGCGCACGGCGAGGCCGTCGATCCGGACGGTCTCCACCTTGGCGCGCACGGACCGAGGCTACGCGACCGTCCGCAGCACCTGGTCAGCGTCCTCGCGGACCGGGACGACCGGGAGGACCGGGCGTACGATCCGCACCATGCGCACGGTCACCGCGGGACTCTTCACCTCGGTCGACGGGGTCGTGCAGGACCCGTTCCGGTTCCAGTACGACAGCTTCGACGACGAGCTCGGTGCGGGCATGGGCGCCTTCATGGCTCGTACCGACACCGTCCTGCTCGGCAGGAACAGCTACCTCGAGTGGGCCGAGTGGTGGCCGGCGCACCCGGACGTCCCGTTCGGGCAGTGGATCAACCCGATCGAGAAGCACGTGGCGTCCACGACGCTGGGCGACGACCTGACGTGGCAGAACGCCACCAGGATCCCGGGTGACCTCGACACGTTCGTCCGCGACCTCCGGCAGCGCGACGGCGCCGACGTCGCGGTGTGCGGCAGCGTCACGGTGGTGCGGCACCTGCTGTTCGCCGGCCTGCTGGACGAGCTGCAGCTGATGGTGCACCCCGCGGTCGCCGGTGCCGGGCGCCGGCTGTTCGAGCCGACCGACCCGCCCACGCGGCTGCGGCTGGTCGACAGCACCGTGACGAGCAAGGGGAACGTCGTGAGCACCTACGCCAGGCGCGACGCCTGACGGAGCCGACCCGTGCCTCCCGGTCGGGGGTGGACCGGAGCGCGCCGCAGCCCGCGTACCCTCGTGGGTGACCCACTCGCCGAGGAAAGCCGGAACCAGCATGCCCCAGGACACCCGCCCGCACGTCGTCATCGTCGGCGGAGGATTCGCCGGTGTCGCCGCCATGCGGGAGCTCGCCGACGCACCGGTCCGGGTGACGCTCGTCGACCGGCACGTCTACAACATGTTCCAGCCCCTCATGTACCAGGTGGCGACGGGCGGGCTGAACGCCGGTGACGTGACGTACTTCCTGCGGAGCCTGCGTGCCCGACAGGCCAACGCGGAGTTCCGCCACGGTCTGCTCACCGGCATCCGCGCCGAGGAGCGCATCGCCGAGATGTCCGACGGCGAGCACCTGCAGTACGACTACCTGGTGCTCGCGAACGGGGTGAACACGAGCTACTTTGGCACCCCCGGCGCGTACGAGTACGCCTACTCGATGTACTCCCGCTCGCAGGCGCTCCGGATCCGCGACGAGCTGTTCACCCGCCTCGAAGAGGCAGCGGCGAACCAGGGCCCGGACGAGATCCGCATCGTCATCGTCGGCGGCGGTGCCACCGGCGTCGAGATGGCCGGCGCCCTCGCCGAGCTCCGCGACCAGGCGCTGGTCGGCGCGTACCCGGAGATCGAACGCGGCAACATCTCGATCACCCTCGTGCACCGTGGTGGCGAGCTCCTCAAGCCGTTCGCTCCGCGCCTGCGCCGGTACGCGGCGAAGGTCCTGCGGAAGCGCGGTGTCGTGCTCCGGCTGGACACCGGCGTCGCCGAGGTCCAGCGCGACGGCGTGACCACCGCCGACGGCGAGTTCATCCCCGCTTCGCAGGTGATCTGGGCGACCGGCGTCGCCGCCCACAAGGAGGTCTCCGGCTGGGGCATGCCCCAGACCCACGGCGGCCGCATCAAGGTGGGCGACGACCTCGCGGTGCAGGGCGTCGACCGGGTGTTCTCCGCCGGGGACATCGCCGCGCAGGACGACGCGCTCGCCCAGCTGGCCCAGCCCGCGCTGCAGGGCGGCAAGCACGTCGCGAAGCAGATCAAGCGCCTGCTCGAGGGCAAGCCCACCGAGCACTTCACCTACTTCGACAAGGGCACGATGGCGACGATCGGCACGAACGCCGCGGTCGCCCAGCTCCGTGGCGGCATCACGATGGTCGGGCCGGTCGCGTGGCTCGCCTGGGTGGCGGTGCACATCGCCTCGCTGCTCGGCAACGGCAACCGGCTGTCGACGCTGTCGCACTTCTTCGTCCGCTACCTGTGGTTCATGCGGAAGCGGGCGATCCCGATCGTCGGCGACGTCCGCCCGGTGCGTCCGAACGGCGACCGCGAGCCCGAGCCCTGGCAGATGCAGAAGGCCGAGTAGCAGGGCGCGCTCCGCCTGCTCGCTCGGTGAGCAGGAACGGTCGGGTCCGACGACGGCACCCGACCGTTCCTGCTCACCATGCGCGTCGGTCCGGACCGGCGACGGACGGGAGGCCCGTGACGGCGCCGCCACGGGCCTCCCGTCCGTCGGCTGGTCGCCCCGGCTACGCGACCGGCGCGGCGGAGTAGGCCCCGGCGGCGATGTCCTCGAGCAGGCCGGGCCCCGTCGGCTCCCAACCGAGGAGCGCACGGGTGGCCTCGGACGTCGCGGACATCTCCATGCCGAAGAACCGCGCGATGAACCCGAAGTGCGCGTCCGCGTCCGCCGGGTCGATCGAGGTGACCGGCAAGCCGAGCGCCTCGCCGACGGCCTCGGCGATCTGCCGGGTCGGGATCGCGGTCTCGGCGACGGCGTGCAGGCGCGTGCCGGCCGGCGCCTGCTCGAGGCCGAGACGGACGACCCGTGCGGCGTCCGTGACGTGCACGGCGGCCCACTCGTTCGTGCCGTCGCCGATGTACCCGGACACGCCGGAGCGCCGTGCCGCCGCGACGATCTCGGCGATGAAGCCGTGGTCGCCGGTGCCGTGCGTGGTCGGGCTGAAGCGTGCCGCGATCGAGCGGACGCCCTGGTCGACGAAGTCGAACCCGCGGTTCTCGCTGCCGCCGCGCATGGTGTCCGGCCCGACGAACGGGTTGGCGTCCGCCTCGGTCGACGGACGCCCCTGGGCGAGCCCCGCGACGCCCGACGCCACGACCAGCGGCCGGTCGGTGCCGACGAGGGCGCCGGCGAGGGCCTCGACGGCCGCGCGTTCGGCGGCGTTCGTGCCGACCGGGTCCGACCAGTCGTGCTTGTTGGCGAGGTGCAGGACGCCGTCGGCGGCTGCGGCGGCCCCGGCGAGGACGTCGAGGTCGTCGAGGCCGCCCCGCACGACCGTGACGCCCTTCGCCTCGAGCGCGGAGGCCGAGGCGTCGGATCGGGCGAGGCCGCTGGCGGTGTGGCCGGCGGCGAGCAGGTCGTCGACGGTGTGCGAGCCGATCCAGCCGGAGGCCCCGGTGACGAACACGTGCATGAGTGCTTCCCTTCACAGGTGTCCACAACGGTGATGTCATGAACTGACGTCACCGTAGCACTCCATGTCAGCCGCTGTCATCAGTAGACTCTCGCCATGGTCAGGTGGCAACCCGGAACGCGCGAACGACTGCAGGCCGTCGCGCTGCAGCTCTTCACGAGCGAGGGCTACGACGCGACCACCGTCGCCCGGATCGCCGCCGAGGCCGAGGTCACGGAGCGCACGTTCTTCCGGCACTTCGCCGACAAGCCCGAGGTGCTCTTCGCCGGACAGGAGGGCTTCCTCGGCATGTTCAGCGACGCCGTCCGCGCGGCGCCGGACGGCACGGCACCGTTCGCCCTGGTCCGCCTGGCCCTCGAGGGCTCCGTCGGCTTCTTCCCCGAGGAGCGTCGGGCCTGGTCGCGGGCACGGCAGGTCGTCATCGACGCGACCCCCGCCCTCGGCGAGCGCGAACTCGGCAAGCTCGCGACCCTGACGACCCGGTTGGGCGAGCTCCTGCGGGAACGCGGCGTGGCCGAGCCGACCGCCACGATGGCCGCGGAGACCGCCGTCACCGTCTTCCACCTGTCGTTCGCGCAGTGGATCGCCCCGGACGAGGCCCGGCCGTTCCGCACGCTCGTGCACGAACGGCTCGACGCGCTGACCGCCATGGTGCAGTCGGCGGGCTGAGGCCGCGCGGCGCGGGCTCGCGGCGCGCGGCGCCGGGAGCGCGAGCGGGCGCGCCCGGCGCGGACGCTCCGTGAGCAGGAACGGTCGGGTCCGACCACGGCACCCGACCTCTTCTACTCACCATCCACGCTGGTCCGGACCGACGACGGAGGGGAGGCGCGTGGCGGCGCCGCCACGGGCCTCCCGTCCGGCGGCCGGCGCGCGGGCGCCGCAGGGCACGCGTACTTGCCGAGTGAGCAGGACACGCCGCGTCCGACCACGGCACCCGACGTCTTCTGCTCACCGGACGCGGCACTCGCAACCGGTGCCGGACGGCAGGCGCGGGCACTCAGAGGTTCCTCAAGGGCGGGCGGAGCACCCTGGGATCGACCCGGCAGGCAGCTCCGGGCGCGGCCGACCGGCCGCCCGACCCCGCACAGGAGGACCGTGACGACCGACACGCTCACCCCCGCGCGATCGCGGGTCGGTGCTCCCGCGCGCGCTGCGGACGCCCGAGCTGCCGGGTCACCGAC includes:
- a CDS encoding VOC family protein — protein: MTSEDASMPTLAATVLQSPEPIALARFYGALTGWTVHEDGPTWARIRPAEGPGLSVQYESGYVAPTWPGTPGAPGMQLHLDFQVEDLPAAVARAEELGATQAAFQPQDDVRVPLDPDGHPFCLFLPGA
- a CDS encoding NAD-dependent epimerase/dehydratase family protein, with product MHVFVTGASGWIGSHTVDDLLAAGHTASGLARSDASASALEAKGVTVVRGGLDDLDVLAGAAAAADGVLHLANKHDWSDPVGTNAAERAAVEALAGALVGTDRPLVVASGVAGLAQGRPSTEADANPFVGPDTMRGGSENRGFDFVDQGVRSIAARFSPTTHGTGDHGFIAEIVAAARRSGVSGYIGDGTNEWAAVHVTDAARVVRLGLEQAPAGTRLHAVAETAIPTRQIAEAVGEALGLPVTSIDPADADAHFGFIARFFGMEMSATSEATRALLGWEPTGPGLLEDIAAGAYSAAPVA
- a CDS encoding alpha/beta fold hydrolase translates to MRAKVETVRIDGLAVRLHTAAPAGRVRADLAPTVVLVHGIGMSHRSFGRSQRALAATHRTVSVDLPGFGGVPGAGRALSAAELADLVVAAVRSRGADDLVVVGQSLGTQIAVEAARRHPDAVGSIVLVSPVVASDRRSLLLQALDLARDSLVEGPRMNAVLTTDYLRSVRQYVPELAPMLRYRMEDTITEVRQPVLVVRGSLDPIARHGWSAGIAAAAPVGAFVELAGAHHVQERQPVAFARLLGEFRRAQAREGLR
- a CDS encoding NAD(P)/FAD-dependent oxidoreductase, whose protein sequence is MPQDTRPHVVIVGGGFAGVAAMRELADAPVRVTLVDRHVYNMFQPLMYQVATGGLNAGDVTYFLRSLRARQANAEFRHGLLTGIRAEERIAEMSDGEHLQYDYLVLANGVNTSYFGTPGAYEYAYSMYSRSQALRIRDELFTRLEEAAANQGPDEIRIVIVGGGATGVEMAGALAELRDQALVGAYPEIERGNISITLVHRGGELLKPFAPRLRRYAAKVLRKRGVVLRLDTGVAEVQRDGVTTADGEFIPASQVIWATGVAAHKEVSGWGMPQTHGGRIKVGDDLAVQGVDRVFSAGDIAAQDDALAQLAQPALQGGKHVAKQIKRLLEGKPTEHFTYFDKGTMATIGTNAAVAQLRGGITMVGPVAWLAWVAVHIASLLGNGNRLSTLSHFFVRYLWFMRKRAIPIVGDVRPVRPNGDREPEPWQMQKAE
- a CDS encoding LacI family DNA-binding transcriptional regulator — translated: MRATVRDVAALAGVSPKTVSNVINGGVAVRPETRERVEQALAQLDYVPNLSARGLRNGRSGAIALTLPEMGSAYSAELAQLFVELARDRGWVVQLDQTGNDPARERDLVSRARAHLVDGLVLNPVSLSGSVLASTEGLPPTVVIGEVEPEHVDQVHVDSRAAAAQVTEHLLAAGHRRIAIVGAPRASAPTATGELREQGHLEALRAAGVDPDPSLRVPLPAWTTSAAATAFASWLDAHPLPDAVFAFTDSIAFGVLHVLAARGVRVPEDVSVIGFDDIDGAAYAIPALSTVSFDRRAFATAALDLLTRRIEDRGRPPETVVVPHRIVERASVAAR
- a CDS encoding alpha/beta hydrolase; its protein translation is MTEVLRSADRVPLLRRARWAVLDWWYAVVWQVRSLGPTTTDDYRTGDGQPVVVIPGVYETWHFMRPLMDALHDRGHPVHVLPVLRHNLRPVPESSDEVMGYLREHDLREVLVLAHSKGGLIGKYAMTRLDDHARIDRMVAVSTPFGGSGWARLAPVRHLRAFRATDPVLAALARELDANARITSVYGVFDTLIPEGSELAGATNVRLPVGGHFRILGDARTRSAVLSAADPGVAAPDRDPA
- a CDS encoding TetR/AcrR family transcriptional regulator, whose protein sequence is MVRWQPGTRERLQAVALQLFTSEGYDATTVARIAAEAEVTERTFFRHFADKPEVLFAGQEGFLGMFSDAVRAAPDGTAPFALVRLALEGSVGFFPEERRAWSRARQVVIDATPALGERELGKLATLTTRLGELLRERGVAEPTATMAAETAVTVFHLSFAQWIAPDEARPFRTLVHERLDALTAMVQSAG
- a CDS encoding dihydrofolate reductase family protein, with protein sequence MRTVTAGLFTSVDGVVQDPFRFQYDSFDDELGAGMGAFMARTDTVLLGRNSYLEWAEWWPAHPDVPFGQWINPIEKHVASTTLGDDLTWQNATRIPGDLDTFVRDLRQRDGADVAVCGSVTVVRHLLFAGLLDELQLMVHPAVAGAGRRLFEPTDPPTRLRLVDSTVTSKGNVVSTYARRDA
- a CDS encoding ABC transporter permease subunit, producing the protein MTILDDRATTTAQTAPPPDPGLRRRTTWQRIRRDRVLLLMGLPGLALLLGFHYLPLLGNLIAFQEYLPFVPLGRSPWVGFENFSVVFDGDAEFLGALRNTLVITLVQVVFVFPAPIVLALMLNSLLSERVKGVVQSILYLPHFLSWVIVVAVFQQILGGSGLVNNAIRAAGGDAIDFLGNPDGFIALLTSQVIWKDTGWATILFLAVLSSIDASLYEAAKVDGASRWRQLWHVTLPGMRGIIVLLLILRLGDSLTVGFEQIILQQQAVGRAASEVLDTYVYNNGVLGGQWGVAAAVGLVKGVVGVLLVLGANKLAHVFGEAGVYRKETR